From the genome of Streptomyces sp. S4.7:
CCGTAACGCAGCCGGTAGTCCTCCAGCGTGACGGTCTCGCGGTTGTAGTGCGCGGGCAGCCGCCGGTCGGTGTAGTTGCGGGCGCCGCCGACCGCTGTCACGGCGTACTCGTACAGGTAGTCGCCGAGGTGGACGACGACGTCGAGGTCCTCGGCGGCCAGGTGCCTGTACGCGGTGAAGTAGCCGTCGTGGTAGGCCTGGCAGGAGACGGCGGCGAGCTTGAGTTCCCCGACGTTCGCGGAGCGCGCGGGGGCGGTGCGGGTGCGGCCGACCGGGCTGATCCACTTCCCGGCGCGGAAGCGGTAGAAGTAGAAGCGGTCCGCGTCGAGGCCGGGGACCTCGACATGGACGCTGTGGTCGAACTCGGGGTGGGCGGTGGCGGTGCCACGTCTGACGATCCGGGTGAACCGCTCGTCGTGCGAGACCTCCCAGCGTACGGAGACCCTGCTCCGGGGCAGGCCGCTGTCGGACTGGTACGGGCTGGGCGCGAGGCGGGTCCAGAGCAGTACGGACGCGGGCTGCGGGTCGCCGGAGCCGACGCCGAGTGTGAAGGGGTCGCTCTTGATTGTCGCGGCGTCCAGCTCGGCGGCGCTCGCGGTGCCCGCCGTGGGCAGGTTGACGGCGAAGGCCAGCGCGGCGGCGGCGCCGGTGACGGTGAGGAACCTGCGGCGGCCGAGGTGGGCCGCGGCGGCCCGCAACTCGGGCGAGTGAGCGGCGGCGGTCCGGCCGGCGGGCGTGCCTGTGCGTGCGGGTGTCATGTGATGTGCCCCTCCCCTGATGGCTGTTGTCAGAGGAAGTGCAGCCGTACGCGACGTCCGATCGTTGTCGGGTACACAACATCGGAGTGTCCGCCTGATGAGTTCCCCGTGCGCGCTCCTCCTCCCGTACGCTGCGGGCCCATGAGTGCTGAGCGGAAGATCGCCGTGGTGACGGGAGCGGGTTCGGGCATCGGACGGGGCGTCTCGCTCGCCCTCGCCGGGGCCGGCTGGTCGGTGGTGCTCGCGGGGCGGAAGGCGGAGCGCCTGGCGGAGACGGCGGCGCTGGCGCCCGGCGCGGACCTGGTCCGGGTGCCGACCGACGTGGCGCGGCCCGAGGACGTGGACGCGCTCTTCGGGACGGTGCGCGAGAGGTACGGCAGGATCGACTTCCTCTTCAACAACGCGGGCACGTTCGGCCCCGGCGGCGTACCGCTGGAGGATCTGCCCTACTCCGCCTGGCGCAAGGTCGTCGACACCAATCTGACGGGCTCGTTCCTGTGCGCGCAGGCGGCGTTCCGGCTGATGAAGGACCAGGAACCGCAGGGCGGCCGGATCATCAACAACGGGTCGATCTCGGCGCACGCGCCACGCCCGGACTCGGTGGCGTACACGGCGACCAAGCACGCGCTGACCGGCCTCACCAAGTCGCTGTCCCTGGACGGCCGTCCGTACCGCATCGCCTGCGGCCAGATCGACATCGGCAACGCGGCGACGGACATGACGCAGCGCATGCGGCGGGGTGTGCCGCAGGCGAACGGCGAGCTGGCGGTGGAGCCGGTGATGGACGCGGCCGATGTCGCGACGACGGTCCTGCACATGGCGGAGCTGCCGCTGGAGGCGAACATCCAGTTCGCGACGGTACTGGCGACGACGATGCCGTTCATCGGGCGGGGGTAGGACCCCCCGCGCCGACGTCGGGAATGCCTCCGCGCCCCCGGTGGTTGGCACGCGCATGAGCGAACCCACACTGACCGGCGAAGTCCTGCGCTACACCGCCTTCTCGAGCGACCCCGCCGGCGGCAACCCGGCCGGCGTCGTGCTCGACGCCGCCGGGCTCACGGACGACGCGATGCTCGCGATAGCCGCCGACCTCGGGTACAGCGAGTCCGCTTTCCTGACGGCGGCCCCCGACGGCGCCGGTGAGCCGGGGCGGGCCTTCACGATCAGATACTTCAGCCCGAAGGCCGAGGTCCCGTTCTGCGGGCACGCCACCGTCGCCACCGCGGTCGCGCTGGCGGAGCGGATCGGCGCGGGCGATCTGGTCTTCGGGACGCGCGCCGGGACCGTGCCCGTGACGGTCACCGCGGGCGCGGACGGCGGCGCGCCGCGCGCCACGCTCACCAGCGTCGAGCCGCACGTCGAGGACGTCGACGACGCCGACCTCGCCGAGGCGCTGGCCGCGCTCGGCTGGCCGGCCGGCGATCTCGACCCGGCCCTGCCCTCGCGCATCGCGTACGGCGGCGCCCGCCACCTCGTCGTCGGCGCGGCGACCCGCGCCCGGCTGGCGGACCTGGACTACGACTTCGCCCGCCTCGAAGCGCTGATGCACCGGCTGGACCTGACCACGGTCCAGCTGGTGTGGCGCGAGTCGGCGGACGTCTTCCACGTACGCGACCCGTTCCCGGTGGGCGGTGTGGTCGAGGACCCGGCGACGGGAGCCGCGGCGGCGGCGTTCGGGGCGTACGCGCGCGAACTCGGCCTCGTACCCGAGGCGTCGGTGCTCACCCTCCACCAGGGCGTGGACATGGGCCGGCCGGGAGTGCTGACGGTGGAGCTGCGGGCGGGCGACGCCCGCGTCCGGGTGACGGGCACGGGCGCCCCCATCCCCGCGGGGCCCGCCCAGGGGGTGTCCTGACCCCTGAACGGGCCCCGCGATGCCGTCCCGCGATGATGCCGTCCGGGATCAGGACGACGCTTCGCCCGGCGCCGCCAACAGCTCGGCGATCTCCCGGAGTTGCGCCGCGCTCAGCGCGCCGAACTCCCGGGCGCCCGCGTTCTCCTCGACCTGTGCGACCGACCGGAAGCCCGGAATCGGCACGGTCAGCTCGCTGCGCGCCCACAGCCACGCGAGCGCACCCTGCGCGAGGGTGCGCCCGTCGCTGGTGAGTGCGGACCGGACGGCGTCGACCCGCGCCACCCACTCGGGCAGCGCCCCGCCGCCCTCCCCGAACCACCGCAGCCACGACGGCGGTACGGCCCTTATGTCGCCCTTGGCGCCCCGGCTGCCCGCACCGGTCTTGTCGGTGAGCAGCCCCATCGCGAGCGGACCGCGGTTGATGCTGAGGAGCCCGTGCCGCGCGCACAGGTCGAGCATCTCGGGGGTGTCCTCGAGCACGTTGCACTGGTGCTGCACGGCCGCGCAGTGCGGCCCTTCGGCGAAGACGGCGGCACGCGCCGGGTCGTCGGTGCTCCAGGCGTACGCGCGGATCAGCCCCTCGGCCACGAACTCCTCGCAGAGATCGCGGAGTTCGGCGCCCTCCGCGAGTGAAGCGGCGCCGACGTGGAACTGGTACAGGTCGATGTGGTCCGTACCGAGCCGGCGCAGCGACGCGGTCAGCGCCTTCCTGGCGTAGTCGGGGGTGGTGACCGGGCCGGTGGCCGTACGGGT
Proteins encoded in this window:
- a CDS encoding SDR family oxidoreductase, which codes for MSAERKIAVVTGAGSGIGRGVSLALAGAGWSVVLAGRKAERLAETAALAPGADLVRVPTDVARPEDVDALFGTVRERYGRIDFLFNNAGTFGPGGVPLEDLPYSAWRKVVDTNLTGSFLCAQAAFRLMKDQEPQGGRIINNGSISAHAPRPDSVAYTATKHALTGLTKSLSLDGRPYRIACGQIDIGNAATDMTQRMRRGVPQANGELAVEPVMDAADVATTVLHMAELPLEANIQFATVLATTMPFIGRG
- a CDS encoding PhzF family phenazine biosynthesis isomerase, which gives rise to MSEPTLTGEVLRYTAFSSDPAGGNPAGVVLDAAGLTDDAMLAIAADLGYSESAFLTAAPDGAGEPGRAFTIRYFSPKAEVPFCGHATVATAVALAERIGAGDLVFGTRAGTVPVTVTAGADGGAPRATLTSVEPHVEDVDDADLAEALAALGWPAGDLDPALPSRIAYGGARHLVVGAATRARLADLDYDFARLEALMHRLDLTTVQLVWRESADVFHVRDPFPVGGVVEDPATGAAAAAFGAYARELGLVPEASVLTLHQGVDMGRPGVLTVELRAGDARVRVTGTGAPIPAGPAQGVS
- a CDS encoding aldo/keto reductase; translation: MKTRTLGHGGPEIGSLGFGCWAIGGEWQDRDGKPLGWGRVDDDESVAAIRRALELGVRFFDTADAYGAGHSERILGRAIAGRRDEVVIATKWGSSFDEATRTATGPVTTPDYARKALTASLRRLGTDHIDLYQFHVGAASLAEGAELRDLCEEFVAEGLIRAYAWSTDDPARAAVFAEGPHCAAVQHQCNVLEDTPEMLDLCARHGLLSINRGPLAMGLLTDKTGAGSRGAKGDIRAVPPSWLRWFGEGGGALPEWVARVDAVRSALTSDGRTLAQGALAWLWARSELTVPIPGFRSVAQVEENAGAREFGALSAAQLREIAELLAAPGEASS